One stretch of Pandoraea oxalativorans DNA includes these proteins:
- a CDS encoding ABC transporter ATP-binding protein: protein MADAILEVKDLAVAYGKVEAVHGAHLRVGAGQIVTVIGPNGAGKSSMLNAIMGALPHNGSSKGSVAYLGQEMSALTIEARVSRGMCLVPEKRELFSTMTVEDNLLLGAYRRKKAGEKNFLDQMEVVYELFPRLKERRVQQAGTLSGGERQMLAVGRALMAKPQLLMLDEPSLGLAPLIVKEIFHIINDLRKTGVATLLIEQNARAALQVADYAYVIETGELALEGPAQELATNPKVIETYLGLAKKAA from the coding sequence ATGGCCGACGCAATTCTGGAGGTCAAGGACCTCGCCGTCGCATACGGCAAAGTCGAAGCGGTGCATGGTGCGCATCTGCGGGTCGGAGCGGGGCAGATCGTCACTGTGATCGGTCCGAACGGTGCGGGCAAGTCGTCGATGCTCAACGCGATCATGGGCGCGCTGCCGCACAACGGGTCGAGCAAGGGGAGCGTCGCTTATCTCGGTCAGGAGATGTCGGCGCTGACGATCGAGGCTCGTGTGTCGCGCGGCATGTGTCTGGTCCCGGAGAAGCGTGAGCTGTTCTCGACGATGACCGTTGAGGACAATTTGCTGCTCGGCGCTTATCGTCGCAAGAAGGCAGGGGAGAAGAACTTCCTCGATCAGATGGAAGTCGTCTATGAGCTTTTCCCGCGCCTGAAGGAGCGTCGTGTGCAGCAGGCGGGGACGCTCTCGGGCGGGGAGCGTCAGATGCTTGCGGTGGGCCGTGCGTTGATGGCGAAGCCGCAGCTGCTGATGCTGGATGAGCCCAGCCTGGGTTTGGCACCGCTGATCGTGAAGGAAATCTTCCACATCATCAACGACTTGCGTAAGACAGGCGTTGCCACGCTTCTGATCGAGCAGAACGCCCGCGCGGCGTTGCAGGTGGCCGATTATGCCTACGTGATCGAGACGGGCGAGCTGGCGCTCGAAGGACCGGCGCAGGAGCTGGCCACCAATCCCAAGGTCATTGAGACGTATCTGGGGCTGGCTAAGAAGGCTGCCTGA
- a CDS encoding ABC transporter permease subunit: MKNKYFLIFLVLLAVLPVLPAPVRLPEYWVTLLNYIGLYSIVAIGLELLTGVAGMTSFGQAAFVGLGAYATAYLTTAYGASPWLGLIVGVAITAGAALIIGAITMRLSGHFLPLGTIAWGLALYYLFGNLEFLGKYDGLNDIPTINLFGLELASGRQMYYLIWIVVVLAVVSIKNLLDSRPGRAIRALKGGGVMAEAMGVNTAWMKVVVFVYAAVLAAISGWLYAHLQRAVNPTPFNLNHGIEYLFMAVVGGVSHVWGAVLGAAILTVLKDYLQNILPVLLGANGNFETIVFGILLVLLLQYARDGVWPFFGKIFPARRAAKAPEQAEPLGHRPKPAVGEVVLKLEKARKEFGGLVAVNDVSFEVKAGEIVGLIGPNGAGKSTTFNLVTGVLQATRGEISFLGERIDRLPSREIVKRGIGRTFQHVRLMPHMSVLENVAIGAYLRDKNGLRRRPQGGVWSSVLRLDRHEEAMLLNEAKQQIERVGLGAHMYDEAGSLALGQQRILEIARALACDPTLLLLDEPAAGLRYKEKQALGDLLKKLKDEGMSVLLVEHDMDFVMNLTDHLVVMEFGTKIAEGLPEDVQKNPAVLEAYLGGVE, translated from the coding sequence ATGAAAAACAAATACTTCCTGATTTTCCTGGTGCTGCTGGCGGTGTTGCCGGTACTGCCAGCGCCGGTGCGTTTGCCTGAATACTGGGTGACGCTGCTTAACTACATCGGCTTGTACAGCATTGTCGCCATCGGTCTCGAGTTGCTCACGGGCGTGGCGGGCATGACCTCGTTCGGACAGGCGGCGTTCGTCGGTCTGGGCGCCTATGCGACGGCGTATCTGACGACGGCTTACGGCGCTTCGCCGTGGCTCGGTCTGATCGTCGGCGTGGCGATTACGGCGGGTGCGGCCCTGATCATCGGCGCGATCACGATGCGTCTGTCGGGCCACTTCCTGCCGCTGGGCACGATCGCGTGGGGTCTGGCGCTGTATTACCTGTTCGGCAACCTGGAGTTCCTGGGCAAATACGACGGCTTGAACGACATTCCGACGATCAACCTGTTCGGCCTGGAGCTGGCGAGCGGGCGTCAGATGTACTACCTGATCTGGATCGTGGTGGTGCTGGCGGTGGTGTCGATCAAGAACCTGCTGGATTCGCGTCCGGGTCGTGCGATTCGCGCGCTCAAGGGCGGCGGCGTGATGGCCGAAGCGATGGGCGTGAACACCGCGTGGATGAAGGTGGTCGTGTTCGTCTACGCAGCGGTGCTCGCGGCGATTTCGGGCTGGCTGTACGCGCACTTGCAGCGTGCCGTGAACCCGACGCCGTTCAACCTGAACCACGGCATCGAGTATCTGTTCATGGCGGTGGTCGGCGGCGTGTCCCACGTGTGGGGGGCGGTGCTGGGTGCGGCGATCCTGACGGTGCTCAAGGACTACCTGCAGAACATTCTGCCGGTGCTGCTGGGCGCGAACGGCAACTTCGAGACGATCGTCTTCGGCATCTTGCTGGTGCTGCTGCTGCAATATGCGCGCGATGGCGTGTGGCCGTTCTTCGGCAAGATCTTCCCGGCGCGACGTGCCGCGAAGGCACCTGAGCAGGCTGAGCCATTGGGCCATCGTCCCAAGCCCGCGGTGGGCGAGGTGGTGCTCAAGCTTGAAAAGGCGCGCAAGGAGTTCGGCGGACTGGTGGCAGTGAACGACGTGTCGTTCGAAGTGAAGGCGGGCGAGATCGTCGGCCTGATCGGTCCGAACGGTGCGGGCAAGTCGACGACGTTCAACCTGGTGACTGGCGTGTTGCAGGCGACGCGTGGCGAGATTTCGTTCCTCGGCGAGCGCATCGACCGTCTGCCGTCGCGTGAGATCGTCAAGCGCGGGATCGGCCGGACTTTCCAGCACGTGCGTCTGATGCCGCATATGAGTGTGCTTGAGAACGTCGCTATCGGCGCGTATCTGCGCGACAAGAACGGTCTGCGCCGTCGTCCGCAGGGGGGCGTGTGGTCGAGCGTGTTGCGTCTGGATCGTCACGAAGAGGCGATGCTGCTGAACGAAGCCAAGCAGCAGATCGAGCGTGTGGGTCTTGGGGCGCACATGTATGACGAAGCGGGCAGTCTGGCGCTGGGTCAGCAACGTATTCTGGAAATCGCGCGTGCATTGGCGTGCGACCCGACGCTGCTGTTGCTCGACGAACCGGCTGCAGGTCTGCGTTACAAGGAAAAGCAGGCACTGGGCGATTTGCTCAAGAAGCTCAAGGACGAGGGCATGAGCGTGTTGCTGGTCGAGCACGACATGGACTTCGTGATGAATCTGACGGATCACCTGGTGGTGATGGAGTTCGGCACCAAGATCGCTGAGGGCCTGCCGGAAGACGTGCAGAAGAACCCGGCGGTGCTCGAAGCGTACCTTGGAGGAGTGGAGTGA
- a CDS encoding branched-chain amino acid ABC transporter permease yields the protein MDLSIAAILAQDGITTGAIYALLALALVLVFSVTRVIFIPQGEFVSYGALTLAALQTQKFPLTSWLLVAMGICTFIVETASVLRHSERRKLAGRLVPVFAGKYLVFPIAVFFVVKAISPMTLPMLVQIAVTLLLVVPMGPMLYRLAYQPLAEASTLLLLIVSVGVHFALTGLGLVMFGAEGSRTQPFSDASFNIGSVMVSGQSLWVVGVSVVMILALYFYFDRSLSGKALRATAVNRLGARLVGIGTVQAGRLAFTLAAVLGVLCGILIAPITTIYYESGFLIGLKGFVGAIIGGLVSYPVAALGAILVGLLESYSSFWASAYKEVIVFTLILPVLLWLSLTSKHVEEDEE from the coding sequence ATGGATCTTTCGATTGCAGCCATCCTGGCGCAGGACGGCATCACCACGGGTGCGATTTATGCCTTGCTGGCATTGGCGCTCGTGTTGGTGTTCTCCGTCACCCGCGTCATCTTCATTCCGCAGGGCGAGTTCGTGTCGTATGGCGCGCTCACGCTGGCGGCACTCCAGACCCAGAAGTTTCCGCTGACGAGCTGGCTGCTCGTGGCGATGGGCATTTGCACGTTCATCGTGGAGACGGCAAGTGTCTTGCGTCACAGTGAGCGGCGCAAGCTGGCGGGCCGTCTGGTGCCGGTGTTCGCGGGTAAATATCTCGTGTTTCCGATTGCCGTGTTCTTCGTGGTCAAGGCGATCTCGCCGATGACCTTGCCGATGCTCGTGCAGATCGCCGTCACGCTGTTGCTGGTCGTGCCGATGGGGCCGATGCTCTATCGCCTGGCCTATCAGCCGCTGGCGGAGGCGAGCACGCTGTTGCTGTTGATCGTCTCGGTCGGCGTGCACTTTGCGCTCACGGGCCTGGGACTGGTGATGTTCGGCGCGGAGGGTTCGCGCACGCAGCCATTCTCGGACGCGAGCTTCAACATTGGCTCGGTGATGGTGTCCGGACAGAGTCTGTGGGTGGTGGGCGTGTCGGTCGTGATGATTCTGGCGCTGTACTTCTACTTCGACCGTTCGCTCTCGGGCAAGGCGTTGCGTGCGACGGCCGTGAACCGGCTGGGCGCGCGTCTCGTGGGCATCGGCACGGTGCAGGCCGGGCGTCTGGCGTTCACGCTGGCGGCGGTGCTGGGCGTGCTGTGCGGCATTCTGATCGCGCCGATCACGACCATCTATTACGAATCGGGCTTCCTGATCGGCCTGAAGGGCTTCGTGGGCGCGATCATCGGCGGTCTGGTGAGTTACCCGGTCGCGGCGCTCGGCGCCATTCTCGTAGGCCTGCTGGAGTCGTATTCGTCGTTCTGGGCGAGTGCGTACAAGGAGGTCATCGTCTTCACGCTGATCCTTCCGGTGCTGCTGTGGCTGTCGCTCACGAGCAAGCACGTGGAAGAAGACGAGGAATAA
- the hpaR gene encoding homoprotocatechuate degradation operon regulator HpaR → MTGEFEHRNLSLLLLQSREAVMGLFRPLLNCYDITEQQWRVIRAVNDSESGEMEIGQVARECCILSPSLSGMLERMEASGLIMRRRVAADQRRVMVSLTPSSRALCKKLGPLVEERYRYLEDKVGRDTLAEIYRLMDVVREALPPEVLADAPSLPTKPRRRRKTG, encoded by the coding sequence ATGACGGGTGAATTCGAACACCGCAACCTATCCCTGTTGTTGCTGCAATCGCGTGAAGCGGTGATGGGCCTGTTCCGGCCGTTACTCAATTGCTACGACATTACGGAACAACAATGGCGTGTCATACGCGCCGTCAACGATAGCGAATCCGGGGAGATGGAGATCGGCCAGGTGGCGCGCGAGTGCTGCATTCTCAGCCCGAGCCTGTCGGGCATGCTCGAACGCATGGAGGCGTCGGGTCTGATCATGCGTCGGCGCGTGGCGGCGGACCAGCGTCGCGTGATGGTGTCGCTGACGCCGTCGAGCCGGGCGCTGTGCAAGAAGCTCGGCCCGCTGGTCGAGGAGCGCTACCGCTATCTGGAAGACAAAGTGGGGCGCGACACGCTCGCCGAGATCTACCGGCTGATGGATGTGGTGCGCGAAGCGCTGCCGCCGGAGGTGCTGGCCGACGCGCCGTCGTTGCCGACCAAGCCCCGTCGTCGTCGAAAAACGGGTTGA
- a CDS encoding ABC transporter substrate-binding protein yields the protein MKLKLLCMASAMMLVAGVANAQVKIGVSLSATGPAASLGIPEKNTIALMPKTIAGQTVQYIVLDDATDTTTAVKNMRKLISEDHVDAVLGSTVTPNSLAMVDVAAETQTPVISMAAGAAIVEPVDAKRTWAFKTPQNDILMATAIAKHMADNGVKTAAFIGFADAYGEGWYKEFQKAADLNKIKVVANERFNRADTSVTGQALKVMGANPDAVLIAGSGTPAALPQRTLKERGYKGKLYQTHGVANNDFLRVCGKDCEGTYLPAGPLLVVEQLPNDNPVKKSAAAYKAAYEKAYGAGSISTFGGHAWDGGLLLQTTIPVALKKAKPGTPEFRAALREALENVKDMPGTAGIFNMSKNDHNGLDQRSRVMVQIVDGKWKLAN from the coding sequence ATGAAACTGAAGTTGCTGTGCATGGCATCGGCCATGATGCTCGTGGCGGGCGTGGCGAACGCTCAGGTGAAGATTGGCGTGTCGCTGTCGGCGACCGGTCCGGCCGCTTCGCTGGGCATTCCGGAGAAGAACACGATCGCCCTGATGCCCAAGACGATTGCTGGCCAGACGGTGCAGTACATCGTGCTCGACGATGCGACCGACACCACGACCGCCGTCAAGAACATGCGCAAGCTGATCAGCGAAGATCACGTCGACGCCGTGCTCGGCTCGACCGTCACGCCGAACTCGCTGGCCATGGTCGACGTCGCTGCCGAAACGCAGACCCCGGTGATCTCGATGGCCGCAGGCGCTGCCATCGTCGAGCCGGTCGATGCCAAGCGCACGTGGGCCTTCAAGACGCCGCAGAACGACATTCTGATGGCCACCGCTATCGCCAAGCACATGGCCGACAACGGTGTGAAGACCGCGGCGTTCATCGGCTTTGCCGATGCTTACGGCGAAGGTTGGTACAAGGAATTCCAGAAGGCTGCCGATCTGAACAAGATCAAGGTTGTGGCGAACGAGCGCTTCAACCGTGCCGACACGTCGGTGACCGGTCAGGCCCTCAAGGTCATGGGCGCGAACCCGGATGCCGTGCTGATCGCCGGTTCGGGCACGCCCGCAGCACTGCCGCAGCGCACGCTCAAGGAGCGCGGCTACAAGGGCAAGCTGTATCAGACGCACGGCGTGGCGAACAACGACTTCCTGCGCGTTTGCGGTAAGGACTGCGAAGGCACGTATCTGCCCGCCGGCCCGCTGCTCGTCGTTGAGCAACTGCCGAACGACAACCCGGTGAAGAAGTCGGCGGCCGCGTACAAGGCCGCTTATGAAAAGGCCTATGGCGCCGGTTCGATCTCGACCTTCGGCGGTCACGCCTGGGACGGCGGCCTGCTGCTGCAAACCACGATTCCGGTGGCGCTGAAGAAGGCCAAGCCGGGCACGCCGGAGTTCCGCGCCGCGCTGCGCGAGGCGCTGGAGAACGTGAAGGACATGCCGGGTACGGCAGGTATCTTCAACATGAGCAAGAACGACCACAACGGTCTCGATCAGCGCTCGCGCGTGATGGTGCAAATCGTCGACGGCAAGTGGAAATTGGCGAACTGA
- a CDS encoding sulfite exporter TauE/SafE family protein — MLTSWALTDLLMLAGGAFLAGLVDAVVGGGGLIAVPTLFAVFPNAAPPLLFGTNKMAGIWGTASAAMRYSRGIQLRWALVLPATVAAFVFSFCGAYAVTHVPGDLLRKLLPFVLVAVAVYTLRKKDFGTVHAPVKGGAGVTLMAVAVGRAIGFYDGFFGPGTGSFLVFLFVRLFGQDFVNASASSKIVNVATNLAALLLFGMSGHVLWLVGAGMAIMNVVGSLVGSRLALKHGVGFVRRMFLGVLAVLIVKTGYDAFLRG; from the coding sequence ATGTTGACGAGTTGGGCGCTGACCGATTTGCTGATGCTCGCCGGCGGGGCGTTTCTCGCCGGGCTGGTCGACGCCGTGGTCGGTGGCGGTGGCCTGATCGCCGTGCCGACGCTCTTCGCGGTCTTCCCCAATGCCGCACCGCCCCTGCTATTCGGCACCAACAAGATGGCCGGCATCTGGGGCACGGCCTCGGCGGCAATGCGTTACTCGCGCGGTATTCAGTTGCGCTGGGCCCTCGTGCTGCCCGCCACCGTCGCGGCGTTCGTCTTCTCATTCTGCGGTGCTTACGCCGTCACCCATGTTCCGGGCGACCTCCTGCGCAAGTTGCTGCCGTTCGTGCTGGTCGCGGTGGCTGTCTACACGCTGCGCAAGAAGGATTTCGGGACGGTCCACGCCCCCGTGAAGGGTGGGGCGGGGGTGACGCTCATGGCGGTCGCCGTGGGCCGCGCCATCGGCTTCTACGACGGTTTCTTCGGCCCCGGTACGGGCAGCTTTCTGGTGTTTCTGTTTGTGCGGCTGTTCGGGCAGGACTTCGTGAACGCGTCGGCGTCCTCGAAGATCGTGAACGTCGCGACGAATCTAGCCGCGCTGCTGCTGTTCGGCATGAGCGGGCATGTACTGTGGCTGGTCGGCGCGGGCATGGCGATCATGAACGTGGTGGGCAGTCTGGTGGGCAGCCGTCTCGCGCTCAAGCACGGCGTGGGTTTCGTGCGGCGTATGTTTCTGGGCGTGCTTGCGGTGCTGATCGTGAAAACGGGCTACGACGCGTTTTTGCGTGGCTAG
- a CDS encoding branched-chain amino acid ABC transporter permease, whose translation MQQQMQQRVLYSLLLLALIVAPFVGAYPVFVMKVLCFALFAAAFNLLLGFTGLLSFGHAAFFGSAGYVAGYAIRNLGFTPEVGILAGVIAGAVLGLVIGLLAIRRQGIYFAMITLALAQMLYFFCVQAPFTGGEDGLQGVPRGSLLGLLPLDSDLTLYYVVLAICALGFLLIMRIVHSPFGQVLKAIKENEPRAISLGYDVDRFKLLAFVLSATLAALAGSTKTVVLGFETLTDVHWTMSGMVILMTLVGGLGTMLGPVVGAVVIIVLENKLGDIGNWLATATGVTWFQTLGESVTIVIGAIFIICVLAFRRGLVGEFIARSRFFRSMSQAS comes from the coding sequence ATGCAACAACAGATGCAACAACGCGTGCTGTATTCCCTGCTGCTGTTGGCGCTGATCGTCGCGCCGTTTGTCGGCGCGTATCCGGTCTTCGTCATGAAGGTGCTGTGTTTCGCACTGTTTGCCGCTGCCTTCAATCTGCTGCTCGGCTTCACGGGCCTGCTGTCGTTCGGTCACGCCGCGTTCTTCGGTAGCGCCGGCTATGTGGCGGGCTATGCGATCCGTAATCTCGGCTTTACGCCGGAGGTCGGCATTCTCGCGGGCGTGATTGCGGGGGCGGTGCTCGGACTGGTCATCGGCTTGCTGGCGATCCGGCGTCAGGGCATCTACTTCGCGATGATCACGCTGGCGCTCGCGCAGATGCTGTACTTCTTCTGTGTGCAAGCGCCGTTCACCGGCGGGGAAGACGGCCTGCAAGGCGTGCCGCGCGGTTCGCTCCTGGGGCTTCTGCCGCTCGACTCGGATCTCACGCTGTACTACGTCGTGCTTGCGATCTGCGCGCTGGGCTTCCTGCTGATCATGCGCATCGTGCACTCGCCGTTCGGCCAGGTGCTCAAGGCGATCAAGGAGAACGAGCCGCGCGCGATCTCGCTGGGGTACGACGTCGACCGCTTCAAGCTGCTGGCGTTCGTGCTGTCGGCCACGCTCGCTGCGCTCGCCGGTTCGACCAAGACGGTGGTGCTGGGCTTCGAGACGCTCACCGACGTTCACTGGACGATGTCGGGCATGGTAATTCTGATGACGCTCGTGGGCGGCCTCGGCACGATGCTCGGGCCGGTGGTGGGCGCGGTGGTCATCATCGTGCTCGAAAACAAGCTGGGCGATATCGGCAACTGGCTCGCGACGGCGACCGGCGTGACGTGGTTCCAGACGCTCGGCGAATCCGTGACCATCGTGATCGGTGCGATCTTCATCATCTGCGTGCTGGCGTTCCGACGCGGTCTCGTGGGCGAGTTCATTGCGCGCAGCCGGTTCTTCCGATCGATGTCGCAGGCGTCGTAA
- a CDS encoding branched-chain amino acid ABC transporter permease, translating into MEFLGIPLPALLSQLLLGLVNGSFYAMLSLGLAVIFGLLNVINFAHGALFMLGAMLAWMGGNYLGLNYWVMLILAPVVVGIIGIVIERTMLRWIYKLDHLYGLLLTFGITLVLEGVFRSIYGVSGQPFDAPDALSGATNLGFMFMPNYRAWVVVASLVVCFATWFVIEKTKIGAYLRAGTENPKLVEAFGVNVPLMITLTYGFGVALAAFAGVLAAPVIQISPLMGQSMIITVFAVVVIGGMGSIMGSIVTGLMLGVIEGFTKVFYPEASATVVFFIMVIVLLLRPAGLFGKQK; encoded by the coding sequence ATGGAATTTCTAGGCATCCCCCTGCCGGCGCTGTTGAGCCAACTGCTGCTGGGACTGGTGAACGGCTCGTTCTACGCCATGCTGAGCCTCGGCCTGGCAGTGATTTTCGGTCTGCTCAACGTGATCAACTTCGCGCACGGCGCGTTGTTCATGCTGGGTGCCATGCTCGCCTGGATGGGCGGCAACTATCTCGGCCTCAATTACTGGGTCATGCTGATCCTCGCCCCCGTCGTGGTGGGCATCATCGGCATCGTGATCGAGCGCACCATGCTGCGCTGGATCTACAAGCTCGATCACCTCTACGGACTGCTGCTGACATTCGGCATCACGCTTGTTCTCGAAGGCGTGTTCCGCTCGATCTACGGCGTGTCCGGTCAGCCGTTCGACGCGCCCGACGCGCTGTCAGGTGCGACCAACCTCGGCTTCATGTTCATGCCGAACTATCGCGCGTGGGTGGTGGTGGCGTCGCTCGTCGTCTGCTTCGCGACGTGGTTCGTCATCGAGAAGACGAAGATCGGCGCGTATCTGCGGGCTGGCACGGAGAACCCGAAGCTCGTGGAAGCGTTCGGCGTGAACGTGCCGCTCATGATCACGCTGACGTACGGCTTCGGCGTGGCGCTGGCGGCATTCGCCGGTGTGCTCGCTGCGCCCGTGATTCAGATCTCGCCGCTCATGGGGCAGTCGATGATCATCACCGTGTTCGCGGTGGTCGTGATCGGCGGCATGGGCTCCATCATGGGCTCGATCGTCACCGGGCTGATGCTCGGCGTGATCGAAGGCTTCACCAAGGTGTTCTACCCGGAAGCCTCGGCGACCGTGGTGTTCTTCATCATGGTGATCGTGTTGCTGCTGCGCCCTGCCGGGCTGTTCGGCAAACAAAAGTAA
- a CDS encoding ABC transporter substrate-binding protein, which produces MRMKALAVAAAFGFAAMASQAHADGNTVKIGFITDMSGLYTDIDGQGGAEAIKMAIADFGGKVLGKPVELVTADHQNKADVAASKAREWFDRGGVDMLIGGTNSGTGLAMNKVSAEKKKVYINVGAGSDALTNDQCQPYGVHYAYDTVALARGTGSAVVKAGGKSWFFLTADYAFGHALEKSTSDVVKANGGTVVGQVRHPLSASDFSSYLLQAQSSKAQVLGLANAGGDTINAIKAAKEFGIKGKMQIAGLLVFINDIHSLGLDNTEGMYLTDSWYWDRDAKSREFAKRYFGKMKKMPSSLQAGDYSATMTYLKAVQAAGTTDADKVMEQLHKIKIDDMFSKGYIRRDGTMVHDMYLMQVKSKKESKEPWDYYKVVATIPGEKAFTTEAESTCKLK; this is translated from the coding sequence ATGCGGATGAAGGCGTTGGCCGTTGCGGCTGCGTTTGGTTTTGCGGCAATGGCCTCGCAGGCCCACGCCGATGGCAACACGGTGAAGATCGGCTTCATTACCGATATGTCGGGTCTGTACACCGACATCGACGGACAGGGCGGCGCAGAAGCCATCAAGATGGCCATCGCCGACTTCGGCGGCAAGGTCCTCGGCAAGCCGGTCGAACTGGTGACGGCCGACCACCAGAACAAGGCGGACGTCGCGGCGTCGAAGGCGCGCGAATGGTTTGACCGTGGTGGCGTCGACATGCTCATCGGCGGGACCAACTCGGGCACTGGCCTGGCGATGAACAAGGTCTCCGCCGAGAAGAAGAAGGTCTACATCAACGTGGGCGCAGGCTCCGATGCACTGACCAACGACCAGTGCCAGCCGTACGGCGTGCACTACGCGTACGACACCGTCGCGCTCGCACGCGGCACGGGCTCGGCTGTGGTGAAGGCGGGCGGCAAGTCGTGGTTCTTCCTGACTGCCGACTATGCGTTCGGCCATGCGCTGGAAAAGTCCACGTCCGACGTGGTCAAGGCCAACGGCGGCACGGTGGTGGGGCAGGTGCGTCATCCGCTGTCCGCTTCGGACTTCTCGTCGTACCTGCTGCAAGCACAGTCGTCCAAGGCGCAGGTGCTGGGCCTGGCGAACGCCGGTGGCGACACGATCAACGCGATCAAGGCAGCGAAGGAATTCGGTATCAAGGGCAAGATGCAGATCGCCGGTCTGCTCGTGTTCATCAACGACATTCACTCGCTCGGTCTGGATAACACCGAGGGCATGTACCTGACCGACAGCTGGTACTGGGACAGGGATGCCAAGTCGCGCGAATTCGCCAAGCGCTACTTCGGCAAGATGAAGAAGATGCCGTCGAGCCTGCAAGCGGGCGACTACTCGGCCACGATGACGTACCTCAAGGCCGTGCAGGCCGCCGGTACGACGGATGCCGACAAGGTCATGGAGCAGCTGCACAAGATCAAGATCGACGACATGTTCAGCAAGGGCTACATCCGTCGCGACGGCACGATGGTCCACGACATGTACCTGATGCAGGTGAAGTCGAAGAAGGAATCGAAAGAGCCGTGGGACTACTACAAGGTGGTCGCAACGATCCCCGGCGAGAAGGCCTTCACGACCGAAGCCGAATCGACCTGCAAGCTGAAGTAA
- a CDS encoding ABC transporter ATP-binding protein, whose protein sequence is MYGNGGNNQGGKNGGNVPALEVEGLQAWYGESHILHGVDLTVGRGEVVTLLGRNGAGRTTTLRAIMGLTGQRQGSIRIAGEETIHLPTYKVAHHGVGYCPEERGIFASLSCEENLLLPPYIGMSGNRREDGGRGMSLDEIYDMFPNLKERRHSQGTRLSGGEQQMLAVARILRTGANLLLLDEISEGLAPVIVQTLARMITTLKARGYTIVMVEQNFRFAAPLADRFYVMEHGKIVERFGAPELETKMPVLHELLGV, encoded by the coding sequence ATGTACGGTAACGGCGGCAACAACCAGGGTGGCAAGAACGGCGGCAACGTGCCCGCACTGGAAGTCGAAGGGCTTCAGGCGTGGTACGGCGAGTCGCACATCCTGCACGGCGTGGACCTGACGGTCGGGCGTGGCGAAGTCGTCACGCTGCTCGGCCGCAACGGGGCCGGGCGCACCACGACGCTGCGCGCGATCATGGGGCTGACCGGTCAGCGTCAGGGATCGATTCGCATTGCCGGTGAGGAAACGATTCATCTGCCGACGTATAAGGTCGCGCATCACGGCGTGGGGTATTGCCCTGAAGAGCGCGGCATTTTTGCGAGCTTGTCGTGCGAGGAAAACCTGCTGCTGCCGCCGTATATCGGCATGAGCGGCAACCGTCGCGAAGATGGTGGGCGTGGCATGTCGCTCGACGAGATCTACGACATGTTCCCGAACCTGAAAGAGCGCCGTCACAGTCAGGGCACGCGCCTGTCGGGTGGCGAACAACAGATGCTCGCGGTGGCGCGCATTCTGCGCACGGGCGCGAATCTGTTGTTGCTCGACGAGATTTCCGAAGGCCTCGCGCCGGTGATCGTGCAGACGCTTGCCCGCATGATCACCACGCTCAAAGCGCGTGGCTACACCATCGTGATGGTGGAACAGAATTTCCGTTTTGCGGCTCCGCTGGCCGATCGCTTCTATGTCATGGAGCACGGCAAGATCGTGGAGCGCTTCGGCGCTCCGGAGCTGGAGACGAAGATGCCGGTGCTGCACGAGTTGTTGGGCGTATGA